In the genome of Curtobacterium sp. MCLR17_036, the window GGCGCCGATCGTCGACGACCCCGGCACCCTCACCGACCCGACCGGCCCGATCACCGGGCGGGCCGAGCCCGGCACGACGATCATCGTGCGCGACGCCGACGGCACCGAGCTCGGCCGCGGTGAGACCGACGTCGATGGCGACTTCTCGGTCACCCTCGACGAACCGCTCGCCGAGGGGTCGCACGACCTGGAGGTCGTGGCGGCCGACCGCGTCGGCAACGAGTCCGACAGCACACCGGCGACCGCGGTCGTCCCGGACACGACCGCGCCGGACGCGCCGACGGTCGCGCGGCAGGACCTCGCGACCCCGACCGGTCCGGTGCGCGGGAAGGCGGAGGCTGGCTCCACCGTCATCGTCCGGGCCGAGGACGGCACCGAGCTCGGCCGCGGAGAGGCAGACGAGAACGGCGACTTCGCCGTCGAGCTCGACAGTCCCCTCGTCGAAGGCGACCACGACGTCGAGGTCGTCGCCCAGGACGACGAGGGCAACACCTCCGACCCGACGCCGGTGACTGTGACCGCTCCGGACGTCACCCCTCCGGACGCACCGATCAGCACGACCCCGGAGTACCTCGCCGACGGCACCGGTCCGTTCACCGGCGCCGCGGAGGCCGGCTCGACAGTGATCGTGCGGGACCTGGACGGCAAGGAGCTCGGCCGAGCAGAAGCCGACGAGAACGGCCAGTTCACGGTCGTGCTCGACGAGAGACTGTCCGACGGCGCCCACGCACTCGAGATCGTCGCCGAGGACGCCTCCGGCAACGTCTCGATCCCCACGCCCATCACGGTCGAGGTCGACGAGGCCGCCCCGAACCCCCCGGTCGTCACCGGTCCGACGGACCTCGCGGACGGCACCGGCCCGATCACCGGCACCGCAGAGGCCGGCGCCACCGTCATCGTCCGCGACGAGAACGGGAAGGAACTCGGCCGGGACACCGCCGACGAGGACGGCGACTTCACGATCGTGCTCGACGAACCCCTCTCCGAGGGCGAGCACGAGTTGGAGGTCGTCGCCGAGGACAGGGTCGGGAACACCTCGACCGTCACCCCGGTCACCGTCGACGTCGACACTGAAGCCCCGGAGAAGCCGGTCGTGACCAGCCCGTCCGACCTCGCCGACGGCACCGGACCCATCACCGGCACCGCAGAAGCCGGCGCGACCGTCATCGTCCGCGACGAGGACGGCAAGGAACTCGGCCGCGGCACCGCAGACGACAACGGCGACTTCACCATCGTCCTCGACGAACCCCTCACCGAGGGCGAGCACAAGCTCGAGGTCGTCGCCGAGGACAAGGTCGGCAACACCTCGAGGCCGACCGAGACCACCGTCGACGTCGACACAGAGGCCCCCGACAAGCCGATTGTGACCAGCCCCGCCGATCTCGCCGACGGCACCGGCCCCATCACCGGCACCGCCGAGGCCGGCGCCATCGTCATCATCCGCGACGAGGACGGGAAGGAACTCGGCCGGGGCACCGCGAACGACGACGGCGACTTCGAGATCGTCCTCGACGAACCCCTCTCCGAAGGCGAGCACAAGCTCGAGATCGTCGCCGAGGACAAGGTCGGCAACACGTCCAAGCCGACCGAAACCACCGTCAACGTCGACACCGAGGCACCCGAGAAGCCGGTCATCACCAGCCCCACGGACCTCGCGGACGGCACGGGTCCGATCACCGGCACTGCTGAGGCTGGCTCGACCGTCATCGTCCGCGACGAGGACGGTAAGGAACTCGGCCGCGGCACGGCGGACGACAACGGCGACTTCGAGATCGTCCTCGACGAACCCCTCCCCGAGGGCGAGCACGCGATCGAGATCGTCGCCGAAGACAAGGTCGGCAACACCTCGAAGCCGACCGAAACCACCGTCGACGTCGACACCGAAGCCCCCAAGGCCCCGGTCGTCACCAGCCCGTCCGACCTGGCCGACAGCACCGGCCCCATCACCGGCACCGCAGAGGCTGGCAGCACCGTCATCATCCGCGACGAGGACGGGAAGGAACTCGGCCGCGGCACGGCGAACGAGGAGGGCGACTTCGAGATCGTCCTCGACGAACCCCTCACCGAAGGCGAACACAAGCTCGAGGTTGTCGCCGAAGACAAGGTCGGAAACGTCTCCGACCCGACCAAGACCAAGGTCGACGTCGACACCGAAGCCCCTGAGAAGCCCGTCGTGACCAGCCCGTCCGATCTCGCGGACGGCACGGGTCCGATCACCGGCACCGCAGAGGCTGGCAGCACCGTCATCGTCCGCGACGAAGACGGCACCGAAGTCGGCCGCGGCACCGCGAACGAGAACGGCGACTGGACCGTCGAACTCGACCAGCCGCTCAGCGAAGGCGACCACAAGCTCGAAGTCGTCGCGCAGGACAAGGTCGGCAACGAGTCGGAGCCGACCGAGACCACCGTCGACATCGACACCGAAGCACCGGAGAAGCCCGTCGTCACCAGCCCGTCCGACCTCGCCGACGGCACCGGCCCCATCACCGGCACGGCTGAACCCGGCTCCACCGTCATCGTCCGCGATCAGGACGGCACCGAACTCGGACGCGGCACCGCAGACGACAACGGCGACTGGACCGTCGAACTCGACCGGCCGCTCACCGACGGCGAGCACGACCTCGTCGTGGTCGTCGAGGACGAGGTCGGCAACGTGTCCGGCCCGACCGAGACGACCGTCGACGTCGACACCGAAGCTCCGAGTGCCCCCGTACTCGAGGCCTTCGACGACATCGTCGACGGCACCGGTGTCGTGCGCGGGACGGCCGAGCCGGGCGCGACGGTCGTCATCTGTGACGCCAACGGTCGCGAGATCGGCCGGGGCACCGCCGATGCGGAGGGGCACTTCGCCTTCCGCACGACCGTGCCGCTGGAGCCGGGAGCGCACCTGCTCTCGGTGGTCGCGATCGACCACGTCGGCAACGAGTCGCCGGGATCGAGCATGCTCGTCACGCTCGTGCCCGAACAGGACGGCGAGGACGGCGGGGACGCTCTGCCCGAGATCACCACGCCCGTGGTGACCCTGCCCGGCACCGTCGCACCACCGGTGGGCACCGGCAGCGTCGCGGCCACCGGCACGTCCGACCAGCGTCCGGCGCGGAGCACCGCACACGCCACTTCCGCCACGGCGGACGAGCTCGCCTTCACCGGCGTCGAACTCGGCGGCTGGCTCGCCGCAGCACTGACGGCGCTCGGGCTCGGCGCGTTCCTGCGCCTGCTCGGCCGTCGCCGGCGGCGCGACGACGTGCAGCACTGAACCACGGACGTCGGACGGGAGGCCCGGCTCGCGTTCCCCGACCCGGGGACGCGGGTCGGGCCTCCCGTCCGTCCGTCTCAGCTGTCCGTCTGCAGCGGCTCCTTCGGGAGCTTCCGCACCTTCGCGCGCCGCTTGCGGCGCTCCGGGATCATGGAGCGCATCTCCTCGAGCTTGCCGAAGCAGAGCAGGCGGTCGCCGGACTCGAGCGCGACGCCGCTGCGCGGGTTCGGGATGACGTTCGAGCCACGGTGCAGCGTCAGGACCGTGATGTCCCGGTCCCAGAGCCCGGACTCCTTGATCGTCTTGCCGACGAGGTCCGCGTTGGTGTGCACGAGGAGCTCGGCGACGCCGTACCCGGTCGAGACGGAGAGGCGCTGCCGCACGTCGATCTCGGGGAACGCGACCTGGTTCGCGATGTAGTCGACGATGGCGCCGGCGATGTCGAGGCCGGTGGCGCGTTCGACGCCCTCGAGGCCCGGTGAGGAGTTGACCTCCATGACGAGCGGCCCGTCGTTGCCCTCGAGCATGTCGACGCCGGCGACCTTCAGGCCCATGATCTGCGCCGACCGGACCGCGACGGCCTCGTACTCCGGCGACAGCGTGACCTTCTCGACGGTGCCGCCGCGGTGCAC includes:
- a CDS encoding Ig-like domain-containing protein, yielding MSSRTTSTAAAALLLALAPLAVPDMAAATTATVDAPSSDERPDEVDVESPEQPTDEPSGSLVPAAPEETAPPEVVETPAAPEVEPAPTPTATPSAEAAAPRTPSATATPDAVTPNETTIDVHVEGLADATGKAGDLFQSSIFNIKNESGFTIPSRTLDIHWTIDGPATFPTSPRPYSVANSGTANVANCTFTSPKQTDCIGANPQSMGTGGANYNHIRVPVRVDDTALPGDVVSVHGYFEPNAATDYVNSNPLTSSTWKITIPLTAAVIDAPNSPVGPTPTVTGTGVPGGTVDVTVGDRSPVEVPVGDDGTWSLPVTEALPHGPVTVTAVQQRNGFTAEPATATLDVDAVAPEAPIVDDPGTLTDPTGPITGRAEPGTTIIVRDADGTELGRGETDVDGDFSVTLDEPLAEGSHDLEVVAADRVGNESDSTPATAVVPDTTAPDAPTVARQDLATPTGPVRGKAEAGSTVIVRAEDGTELGRGEADENGDFAVELDSPLVEGDHDVEVVAQDDEGNTSDPTPVTVTAPDVTPPDAPISTTPEYLADGTGPFTGAAEAGSTVIVRDLDGKELGRAEADENGQFTVVLDERLSDGAHALEIVAEDASGNVSIPTPITVEVDEAAPNPPVVTGPTDLADGTGPITGTAEAGATVIVRDENGKELGRDTADEDGDFTIVLDEPLSEGEHELEVVAEDRVGNTSTVTPVTVDVDTEAPEKPVVTSPSDLADGTGPITGTAEAGATVIVRDEDGKELGRGTADDNGDFTIVLDEPLTEGEHKLEVVAEDKVGNTSRPTETTVDVDTEAPDKPIVTSPADLADGTGPITGTAEAGAIVIIRDEDGKELGRGTANDDGDFEIVLDEPLSEGEHKLEIVAEDKVGNTSKPTETTVNVDTEAPEKPVITSPTDLADGTGPITGTAEAGSTVIVRDEDGKELGRGTADDNGDFEIVLDEPLPEGEHAIEIVAEDKVGNTSKPTETTVDVDTEAPKAPVVTSPSDLADSTGPITGTAEAGSTVIIRDEDGKELGRGTANEEGDFEIVLDEPLTEGEHKLEVVAEDKVGNVSDPTKTKVDVDTEAPEKPVVTSPSDLADGTGPITGTAEAGSTVIVRDEDGTEVGRGTANENGDWTVELDQPLSEGDHKLEVVAQDKVGNESEPTETTVDIDTEAPEKPVVTSPSDLADGTGPITGTAEPGSTVIVRDQDGTELGRGTADDNGDWTVELDRPLTDGEHDLVVVVEDEVGNVSGPTETTVDVDTEAPSAPVLEAFDDIVDGTGVVRGTAEPGATVVICDANGREIGRGTADAEGHFAFRTTVPLEPGAHLLSVVAIDHVGNESPGSSMLVTLVPEQDGEDGGDALPEITTPVVTLPGTVAPPVGTGSVAATGTSDQRPARSTAHATSATADELAFTGVELGGWLAAALTALGLGAFLRLLGRRRRRDDVQH